The following nucleotide sequence is from Nitrosopumilus adriaticus.
ATTGATTTTTCTCCATTATCTTTTGCCCATTTTATCGCAAGATACATTACAACATTATTTCTAATTTCAATGTCGTTGAAATTTTTCAAAATCTTTATTGTCTCTTCAACTGCTTCAAGAATCTCGGCCGTTTTTACCTGATAAATAGTAAGATTCAAACCAAATTCCTTTGCTATTCTTTGACAATATGTTAGGTCTGTTGAAACAAAATCTTCTGCAATAATTGCTATTGCATTAGGTTTTCTATTTTTTAAGAAATATGCTATGATTGAACTATCTAACCCTCCTGATAGTGCTATCAAATTAGATTTGCATGAATTACATGACTCTTCTAAAACTTTGTAGAGTTCCTTGGAAGCATTATCCAACATAACTCAGTTTGCTCTGAAATTAAAATATCTATGCCTACTCAATTCCTTTGATTAAACATGCATTTCATTGCAAACTTAAAATATGTTATAGGATTTTTGGGAATTAATGCTTCTTCCTGCTGAAATTGAATCTAAAACTCTAATCCCAGCATTACGTGCAATACTTGCCAAAAAGCTTGCAGAAGATCATAATATTCGAGAAGATGAAATTTCAAAAATGCTTGGAGTAACTCAAGCAGCTATCAGTAATTACATTCGTGGAACAAGAGGTGACCCATCTTTAATTGCAAAACTTTTAGCAGAAGAACAAGTTGCGATAATGATTAATGAGCTCAGTGATAGTCTTTCATCTGACATGGCATATACTCCATCCAGTCTTTCAAAATTCATAGGCCTTTGTAATTATATTAAATCTAGTCTGCTAATTTGTGAGATACATCACAATCTTGAATCTAATATTGATGAGCAAGTATGCAAAGAATGTGAAAATATGCTTCTCAAAGGCCCTGGAAGCGTTTACTAGATTTTATTTAAAATAATTTCAATTGTTGATGTCATACTTCCAATTCCAGGAGCTTCAGCTGTGTCTAGAATGATTTTTTGAATTTTAGAATTCCCTTTAAGCATTTTTTCAGTAATAATATTTGCAACTGCAACTGCATTTGGGATTGAATTTCCTTTTGATTTTAAAATAACTTGATGCTTACTTCCTAATGTTGATAATACATCAATAGCTGATTGCATTACAGGATCATTTCCGATGTGTATTATGGTGCCCTCAGACTTTTCGGTCTGCTCTTGACCATACGGTTCAGTTGTCTCTTCCATGAGCATTATTCAACAATCAGCAATTTTTTGTTCTTTTAAGTTTTATCGACCAATGATTCATTTTTCAAAGTAATCAATTGGTATATTTTGAAAATCTCCGTTTGGAAGGACCCTTCTAATTGTAATTGGGATCACTCTTTGTTCTAGCTCCTCCATTGCAATATCTAATGAAATTCTTGCAGTTTTTGGAATCGGAATGAATGGTGGTGCACCTAATGATAGTTGTAAAGCTCTTGCACCCATAATTCTTGCTTTTTCAAATCTTGTAAGTGTTGGAGGTCCAATTGTAATTTTTCCTTTCTCACAAGGAATTTCTTCTGGTTCATGTTCTTCAACTTTTTCAACAACTTCTCTGTTTTCAATCTCTTTGATTCTTTTTTCAAGGCTCTCTTGATCTTTTTCACTTAATGGTTCTAAGCCTCCTTTTTTCTCTATTAATTTTCGATAAGTATCTAGTGCTTTGTTTAGTCCGGCATTTGATTCTGGTATGTCTTCTAGCGTTTCTACAACTTCTTCAGTTTGAGGCACATCTACCAATGGGGCTTCTTTAACATCAGACAAGTAACAAAATTTTCTTAAAACGTTATATAATCTAATCATTTTAAAGTACGAATTGAGTACATCTTCTGTTTCAAGAAAACAACTAATTTTAGAAATTCGAGGAAAAGCAAAAATTTCATGTGATCTAAAACGTCATTTGTCCCCCCGCACCGTTGGAACAATCATGAGATCTTTACCATTAGAAGGAAATGCTCATCTTTTAGGAAAAAGTATTTTGTATTTTGAAACTAATATTGATTCTGGAACAGAGAGGGCAAGATCTGAATTCAAAAAAGGAGATGTGGCATTTTTATCGTCTTCTGGAAGTGTCTGTTTTTTCCTAAATGACGTTGTTTCCGGAAAAACAATGACGCCAATTGGAAAATTAGGTGGTGATATTGATGCACTAAAGAATGTTAAATCTGGAGATGTATTGTGTATCTATGAAGAGACTGCTTGATACAAATGATGTCCTGAATAACCACCAACTCTTTTCACAGTTCCTTTAATTGCAGAATTTTTTAGAAATGCATTTGCTGCAGAAATTTTAACTCCTGTTTGCCTTGCAAGGTCTTGGACTGTAACTACTTTAGAATTTTGAATAATTTTCATCGCTTGTTGCTCATTAACTTGAACTGTAATCTCTGCTTTCTTTGGGCCACTTTCGCCTTTGTCTTTTTTACTTTTTTTAGTATCCTTGCTTCCAGCTGACTTATCCTTGTTTGCAGCTGTTGGCTTTTTTGCTCCGCCCATAAATCTAGAAAAAATATTCCTCTTATAAACGATGAAAAACTTTGATGTGTGGGATTCTTATAGATTTTTTTAAAAAATTTGAAATATTTTCAAGTATAAATAACATCTTGCTTATCAGTAATTATGGGAATTGTATCTAAAGGCGCAAAATGCAATGTTGACGGATGTGATCAAGATGGTGCTCGTTCCTTAAACACCGGAAAGGTGGAAAATGCAGGTCTGAGAGTAACCTCAACTGGTAAAAAAACAGTACTTTGCAAAGAGCACTATAAAGAATGGAAAAAAGAATCTAAAGACGATCGTGATCTTGAACGTGCAAGATTTGATAAATTTTAGTTATCTGAATTAATTTTAAGGGTTTTTAGAATAATCTTCTCTGAGTTTCTCATATAGCTTGTCTAATTTCTTGTATAATCTC
It contains:
- a CDS encoding 30S ribosomal protein S25; this translates as MGGAKKPTAANKDKSAGSKDTKKSKKDKGESGPKKAEITVQVNEQQAMKIIQNSKVVTVQDLARQTGVKISAANAFLKNSAIKGTVKRVGGYSGHHLYQAVSS
- a CDS encoding transcriptional regulator, coding for MLLPAEIESKTLIPALRAILAKKLAEDHNIREDEISKMLGVTQAAISNYIRGTRGDPSLIAKLLAEEQVAIMINELSDSLSSDMAYTPSSLSKFIGLCNYIKSSLLICEIHHNLESNIDEQVCKECENMLLKGPGSVY
- a CDS encoding cyclophilin-like fold protein; this translates as MSTSSVSRKQLILEIRGKAKISCDLKRHLSPRTVGTIMRSLPLEGNAHLLGKSILYFETNIDSGTERARSEFKKGDVAFLSSSGSVCFFLNDVVSGKTMTPIGKLGGDIDALKNVKSGDVLCIYEETA
- a CDS encoding DNA-directed RNA polymerase subunit K, with protein sequence MSDVKEAPLVDVPQTEEVVETLEDIPESNAGLNKALDTYRKLIEKKGGLEPLSEKDQESLEKRIKEIENREVVEKVEEHEPEEIPCEKGKITIGPPTLTRFEKARIMGARALQLSLGAPPFIPIPKTARISLDIAMEELEQRVIPITIRRVLPNGDFQNIPIDYFEK
- a CDS encoding DNA-binding protein; this encodes MLMEETTEPYGQEQTEKSEGTIIHIGNDPVMQSAIDVLSTLGSKHQVILKSKGNSIPNAVAVANIITEKMLKGNSKIQKIILDTAEAPGIGSMTSTIEIILNKI